GTTGGGATTAATTAGCTCTCCCCTCTATCTTGCTCCGGATAGATGTTTATATATTGCACAATTCGAGGGGTATCGGCCTTGTTAGGGCTGCCTCCGTGAGGCAAAGCATGATGCCAAATAATAAGATCACCAGCCTTTGCGGCAATAGCGACCCCATGGAGATTTGGGAAGTGGTAAGGGTCATCACCCTCGGCTACAGATAATAAACCACCAGAAGCGACTGCGTTAAGCTTCTTATGGTAACCAGGAACGCAAGTAAACGCCCCTTGTTCAGGCTTAGTGTCGGTTAAGTACAGTATTCCTTGTAAGCCAAAAGTCGTTGCTTTGGCACGGTTAACATCGATATGCAACAAAGGACCAGGATAAGACCATAATTCTGTTTCCGGTGGGTTAAAGCCCACTCTATCCGTCGTTGTGCACAACTGGCTATCGATGCCAAAATGCCGATATAGCTGCCGATAAACTTGGCTGATAATTGACGCATTTCGATTAGCCGTCAAGGTAGGATGCTCAAACATTTGTACCATTGTTTTCTGCCACAGAGGGTGCGGCTCAGTCCAAGATGAAATCTCGTCGGCACGCTTATTTAGAAACTGCCATATTGCGCTAATGGTTGCCTCGCATTGCTTGGCAGGAATGGCGCTTTCGATGATAAGATAACCTAGCCGATCAAACTGCTGTAGCTGTTCCACAGACAGGATATCGGGTACTGTAAAAGGCTCTCCAGCACCTTTATTTTGGGGTATTTCCAACATAGCATCATCTGTTTGGTCTTGCTCAACCTTGGTCATTCTTTGCCATACCCACAACTCAAACTCTGTAAACGTCTGACTCGCATAGACGAAGCTAACCCACTCTTCTATTCCACACCCCAGCTTGTCCATTATAGCGACATCAATGGACCACTCCGCATCCTTAACAGCGGGATCTAAACCTCCCTTCAAATCCAACCTCGCCTTGTGCCAGACCCTTTTAATGCCAGCAATAGCCCTATCACCAACCTCGCTATAATCAGGTAATGTAATGCAAAGTTGTAACTGTTCAGTTTGCCAACGAAAATGCCACTCTGGCTCCTTTATATAATCAAATGATATCTTTGCACCGGCCACAAATTGATGCTCGATTGTGGCCTCTGGGATCGTCAAGTCTGATTGTCGCTCAGTGATAACGAAGCGTTTATAAACCGTTATTTCAGTTGACATTTTAAAATCTGGATATAGAACGCGGCACCAGCTATCACTGTCAGGAATGCTCAGCTCACATGCCAAACTGTCAATGCCTTGCTGCTGTAATATAAGTGCTGAATGTTTATTTAACTCGTAGACCGTTCCCATAAAAATTGGAGAGCATTCTGTTTCAACTAAAGGCGATTGAGTCACTGTAAACAGCTGCTCAGTTTCACGCCTCATATGAGTCAACCATGCCGACACCTGGACGCGTTCAGGAATGAGAACACCATCAGACTTTAAAAACTGCTGCAGATGAGCAAAAATGAAAATTTGTGGCTCTTTTTTCAAAGCATTTTTCATTGTCTCAGACACAATTAAATCAAACTCTACACCTTTTAGTGGGTAAAATTTCGTCGCATCTGCAATGATAATTTCGCTGATATAATCTTGTAACTCAAATTCATTAATTATTTTAGTGATGCCATCGATTGACACCTGATGGATATCAATGAGTGTCAGGGATAGCTTAATTGGACTCTTTTTCACTTTGTAATAACAGAGCAGCGGTAAGATGAGTAGTCCGAAAGGTCCCGTACCTGCATATAGAATATTAACTTCATTGCGATGGCAACTTTTATCCAATATTGCTTGTTCTATCCCCTGGATAAATAGCTGAGTTCTAACCAGATCTTGCGCACATTTTGCTGCAACCGTCGGTGACACGGCCAATCCGCCTGCAGTAAGACTCTCTCCAAAAGCAATATCATCCTCCTTAAGATCGTCAACCCCACTCGCCTCAGATAGAATGAGGGTTAGCGATTCTACACTCTGCTTCACTGCACCAATCTCACTCGGGTTTGAGTTTAAAATTGCACCGACATGCATGCTGACTTCATCTATAGACATCATTAACTTAACTCCATTTAATCCACTATCACTCCAATGTGATACCGACTAGCAATTTCCCTGAACAGACTCGCTCTTTGGTAGTCAAACTCGATTCACAAGCATTATGCTCTAGCTATTAAGCTGTAAATCGAAGCTAGCGCTTAAGTCCATCAGTTGAACATTAGCTAAATTTAAAATACTGCTTTATGATAAATAATCAATCGATTAAGCATATCCCCATCATACTTGAAGATGCTTGTTTCAGAAGCGAAGGGGTTTAATCAACAACACAAATCGACTATGTACGATATAGAGATAAACTCATGGATGACCTAACGACTTTACAGAAGATACTAGCTTTCCTGGCAGAAATAGATATTGAAGCTAGAGAAGATAGCATTAAGAAGGCGACTTTCTTACCCGGTATTTTGATTGAGAAAGGCCAGCTTATTTTCGATAAAGAGATATTGAAAAATCCAGGAGATTTGCTGCATGAGGCTGGCCATATTGCGGTTACGGAGTGTGCCGCAAGAGGCGGCCTATCGGGTGATGTATACTCAGCAGGTCACTCTCCTGCTGACGAAATGGCTGCTATCGCCTGGTCATGGGCGGCGCTCCAATCGATTGGTCTTCCTAGTCAGGTTTTATTTCACCAAGATGGCTATAAAGGGGCTTCAGAAAATTACATAGAAGCTTTTAGTCAAGGCCAAGGATTTGGCTTCCCAATGTTAGTCTATTATGGGCTTTGCCATGCCCCAAACCATAGCAATGGTTACCCCACCATGAACAAATGGCTGCGCAGCTAGCAACCACATAAAGTGTCAAAGAAAAAACCATGCTTACTGATAGCGCCGCATGGTTTTACTGTTGATACTAACTAAACCTTAATCAAGGTTCGCTGTTCACTACTCCAGTTAAGATGATACTTCTCACCCGCTGGCTTATCGGTACGCTCGAACGTATGTGCACCAAAAAAGTCACGCTGGCCTTGCAGTAAACTTGCAGGCAAGGTCTCACAGCGATAGCTATCGTAGTATCCCAGTGCAGAGCTGATACAGGGCGTCGGTATACCACTTAATACCGCTTGAGATACCGCTATGCGCCAATCGCCCTGTTTATGTGACAATGCCTGTGCAAACACATCCGCCATCAGCAAGTTTTCAAGATCCGATTCTTGCTCATAGGCTTTAGTAATTGACTGTAAGAAGGTGGCGCGAATAATACAGCCTGCACGCCAAATCTTAGCAATCTCCGCAAAATTTAACTGCCAACCTTGCTCTTTCGCCATCATTGCCATCAGCTGAAAACCTTGGGCATAACTCGATATTTTGGCGCAGTATAGTGCATTTTCTAGCTGGTTAATGAAAGTCTGTTTATCTGTAGCTTGTAGGTGTGTCTTGCTCGGCCCTGCAAGTATTTTGCTCAAGGTAACGCGCTGCTCTTTTTGAGTACTGACTGCACGCGCATAAACCGCTTCTGCAATGGTTGGCGCCGGGCAGCCAATCTGTAGGCTACTTACAGCTGTCCACAGCCCAGTGCCTTTCTGGCCCGCCTTATCAAGGATCATATCGACTAGCGGTGCACCGGTTAACGGGTCGGCTTGCTTTAGCACGTCCGCGCTAATTTGCATTAAATAGCTATTTAACTCGCCGTTATTCCAACGTTCAAACACTTCACCCACTTCTGCGGCGCTAAATCCAAGTCCATCGCGTAGTAGTTGGTAAGCTTCACAAATAAGCTGCATATCCGCGTATTCAATGCCGTTGTGAACCATTTTTACATAATGGCCAGCACCTGCAGGACCAATATAGGTTGTACAAGGCTCCCCCTCTTTAACCGGATTACCTGGCTCGAAGCGCTCAATCGGCAAACCTGTTTTAGCATCAACTTTGGCCGCGATTGCTGACCAAATGGGTTCGATTCGGTCCCATGCTGTTAAACTGCCGCTAGGCATTAATGAAGGGCCAAAGCGGGCACCGACTTCACCGCCAGACACTGCACAGCTAAAGAACAGGAAATCATCCGCGTAACGTTTTTCACGCTCAACGGTATCAGTCCAAAGGCTATTACCCGTATCGATAACGATGTCATCGGGCTCAATACCGGCTTCAATTAATGATTTACATACTCCATCGACAGGTGAGCCCGCCGGAACGGACAATAATACAATGCGTGGTTTCTCTAATTTAGCTAACATTTCAGAAATATTATTACAGCCATCGATACGTGGCTTAACGCTATTATCTAAATATTTAACCCGTTCTAATTCTTCTTGTCTAATTACGCCTTGCACCTTGGCAGTATCAAGGTCAAATGCAGCGACTCGGTATTGGTTATCCGCTATGTTGAGCGCTAGGTTCTTACCCATAACGCCTAAGCCAACCACACCAATATCATAAAGCTCGGTTTGATTATTCATTTAAGTTGTATTCCGCAGGTCACAGAGGGTTTCCCTATCTATTCTAGTGGTAAATTCACACTTTTTTACTGACTCGATAGGGTTTATTTTGTGGCGAATTATACAGACTTTGGTAACTAAATTACTAGCTTTGTCTCTAGTTCACCTCTAACTTTTACAACCTTGTTCTCGATAGAGAACAGTGAGTTTCCAGCAAGAGATACCTCAAACGTATTTACCATTGGATAAAGGTGAACCGAATCATCTGTAGTGAGTCATGCACAGTATGTCCAAGTGTCATTATCGCAAGGGGCGCATGTGCAGACATTACCGTGGCACGCTATAAGTACATCCCTGCAAGCTCGGCCATGACATCTGATGTGAATGGATTCACAAATGCCGCAGTGACATGGGTAGTCACGGCCGTATCTGCACTGATAGTTGGTGTTTTCATTTAGGCCTCTGTGCTTTGACTGCTAACTTGGAGATGCCCCAAAGTGTTTTAGTTATCTATTAGTTTTATCAAGCTATGCTTGACCAAAGTCGTGGTGCTTCGCCCACACCAGACCAAAAAGGGGAAAGCGCTTGCCCCCCTTTTGGATATCCCTCAGCGCCCCGGCGAAATTTAAAAAGCAAAATTTCCAACGGGGAAGATTGCAGTCTGCAAATTTGGCTATTTAAATGTAAATTCTGATGTTCACTGATGCGGAGGTTTATCTAATTTAAAAGCTTTTATTGATAGCTCTAATGCTGAGAGCTTGCGCTTTTATAACCCAGTGTAGATGAAGCTGAGTCCTTCGGAAATAGGGCCAATTATGTTCCAGACATAATTTGGCATTCCCTCCGTCCATGGAGGTCAGATGTTTTCGTTGAGTCCACAGGGACCCTTTCTTTTATAAAGAGTTGCGGCGGGTCTCAGTTGCGTCTGCACATACGCCTGCTGCAGGTCATTGGAACCGCCATTGTTAAAAGCTAGCTCATTTTTGCCCCAAAGTGAGTTTCGCAGTTCAAAAAGTAAATCGGGTGAGTAAAGCTTTAGTCGTAGGAAAGCTAATCTGAAAGGGCCACGTTCAATCTAGAAGATATGCCTGTCCTATCTTTTACAAGGCCAATATTCCGGTTGATAACTGGATAAGGCTCACCTGTGAGATTGGTAAGCTGTTTCATGGCCCAGTGGGCACCACGCAAGAAATGACCCGTTACTGTGACATTTAGAAAGCGATGACGGCAGTTTACCAGCTGCTACAAATTTTTTGAAAATAGCTAATTCAAGGTTGAGTTAACTACACTCCAGCACAATTTAAATCGTCCTGTAGCAAAAGGCGGTAAGCCCTGCTCAAACTTTCATATTTTACCACTGAATAGCTGATAATCCACATAGCCACAGGCAATACCTTCTCTTTAACTTGATATAGCTTGCCACTTACGCTGCGTGAATTTGAGTTTGTACCGAAGAAGCTGTATGTTGTTGATTGTTAATGGGTGGTTAGTTAATTGTTTGACTTTGCACCAGCCGTTGTTGAAAGGCATTAAATGGAGTTCATTGATGAAAGTTCCGTCAATATTGACTAATGATAAGTTAGAAAATTTATATGAAAAAAGAAACGATAAAATTATTAACTTGCCACAACAATTTAAAATATTGCGGTTAGGTTTACTACCTCGTATATGTCAATTGTTTATAACGGTACTAAAACCTGATTCGAATAAAAAAGTTAAATTCTTTCAATTTGAGTCAGCTAAGGAAAATTCTGTTCCCGAGTTATTAGACTCACCACATAGCTTAACCTCACTATTAATGTCTAATGAAGTGTATGAAAAAGATATTACTTCAGAAGGTGAGAAGGTTGCGGTTGAGCTTAAATCTAAAATCAACTTAGCCATACAAACACGCCTTAACGAGTCAATTTACAGAACAGGTCAACGGGTTCAGCTGTTTGCTGTGGATCATTCTATTAAAAAGTATGCTTTTCCTAATTGCTTTTATTCCCCTGAAAGTACTAATTCCTTAAAGCAAAGTCAGTTCTATACTAATTTGCTCGATAGAATTATTGATTTAAGCCCGACTAAATCGACGGTTAGCGAAGAACAGATAGATGATTTAGGCCAAGTTATTTATGAGCTTATAGAAAATACTGAGCAGCACGGCAAGCTTGAAATTAATACAGGACAAGTAAATAAGTCTGTAAGAGGACTTGTCATTGACTATAAGCTTATAAGTAAAGAGCAAACTTCTGAAAGTATAGGCGGGAAAGATTCAGCTATTACTGCGTACTTAGAGGGTATTCGAGTTGATAACCGTACGGTACATTTGTTAGAGATCTCTATTTTTGACAGTGGTGAAGGTATTTTAAAATCCTTTTCATCTAACAGTATTTTAGATATTAGCATTGAGGATGAAGTTGAAGTTGTAGAAAAGTCATTTGCTAAAGGTGTAACTTCAAAAGCTGATTCTCAAGGCTATGGTAGAGGTCTGTTTAATGTTCGTAGCGTTTTAGATAAACGAAAGGGTTTTATATCCCTAAGAACAGGCAGAGTTGGTGTGTATCGTGATTTTAATTTGCAGCCTTTAATTGAAGCAGAACAATCGCCTCTGTCCTTGTATGATGAAACAAATAAATTAAATGATAACTATAATGAGCTAGCACCTGTAGAAGGTTTAGCTTGCAGTATTCTGGTGCCTTTACGATGAAAAATTTTTATTTTTACCAAACGGATCTTAGTACAAACAAACCTAACTTTTTGGTTTGTTTTTATTCAGGGGCTACTTTTTGTCTCGAAGCTTTCTGTAACGAAGTAGTAACTCAATTTAAGTCTTCAATTTTTATTCGCAATATAGTTTTCATCACTCCTGAATTTAATAAAGATGAAATCACACAAAAATTACTTAATCCTGAAGCTCAGATAAAAATTAAGGATAGAGTAAATAGCTTTCAAGAAATTAATTTTCATACATGTTTTGTTAAGCGAAATGGCCAGTTTGAGTTAACTGTTTTTAATGAAGGTAAGAGTAAACTTAAAAGCGTTGAAATGAATAACTTAATAGATTTTGGATTGTATAACATTATAATCAATCGTAATTTAATTGTTGAAGCTCATTCTAATATTCACTTTATTAAGCCTTCAGGAAAACATACAAGTAAATTTATTGATGTTAAAAACTTACTTGAATCGTCTGCTGAAATTTCATTCATTGCAACTAGCCTTTTAAAGTTGTTACCTGAAAAGTTAAGCAAGATTTATGTTGACACTTCAGGTGTTTATTCCTTAGCTTTTGAACTAAGTAATATAACTCGGGCATTTGATAAAAGTGCAGAAATAATTTCAATTGATTCATTTGGAAGTTACGGAGGATTAGAGCAATATAACTTTAGCTCAGATGCTAATACGCTTGTCTTAATTTCAGCTTCCACAAGTAACAACTTGTTCAAAAAACTAAGGATAAACTCTTCATTAGAGAAAGCGTCTCTTGTCTCTGTAATAATGACTCAAGTAAACGATAGCGAACAAAAAGTTTTAGTTGAATTTGAAAAATACAAAAATAAATTTTGTAAATCATATTTTGAACATTTTCATTCTTACGATGAGAATGAATGCCCCATGTGTTTAAAGGAACATTCAATTCCAATTGCGCTTGATAAAAGTCGATTTATTTTTGATTCTCCGAGAACAGAAGCATATTTACCCTTAGCTGTCGATTCGGATAATAACTTAAGGTGTTTGATTAATAAATATAAAGATCTTGATGCATTTCGATGTTTATTTGATGGTGTTGACGGAACAAAAAAGCCAACGCCTGAATATTTTATTGATGTTAGTAAAATCATTCAACAACAGAGTTTTAAAGAGCGTGTACAGAATAACATTCATCGTTTCTTCCCTCTAAACACTGATTGTATTATTCACTGTAAAGACCAAGGCGCAAAAGAATTAGCCAATCTGATTCAAAAAAACATATCACAGCTAGACCTTGAAGTTGATTTGTATGACGGTGAAATACCACATGAAATAACACCTAAAAAAGGTATTGTTGTTGTCGCTGGCTCATTGGAATCAGGTAAATCACTTTTAAATATTAGCAGAGCATTACGGAAATTTAATGAATTGCCCATTACCTATATAGTTGGTTTTGCCAAGTATAATAGTGAGAGTGAATTCAAGAAATTACAAATGGATTTAAAGTTTTCAGAAGGGCCATGTGGTTTTCATCAATTTCATGTGATTGAAAAAATCCTAATGCCGATTAATGAACACAAAGAGAACAGCTGGGATAAAGAACTTGAACTATTAAAAAAGTTAGGTGAAAATCATCAAAATGATGCTGCATTGAAGGCAGTTATTGAGCAGCGGGACAAGAAATTAAGAAGTGCTTCATCAATTAAAAATCAAGGTCTAGGTAAACACCTTTTTCTAGCATCGCCTGTGGGGAAAGACTTAGTTTTAGGTAAAACGTTCGCATTCTGGAATAAAGGTGATAACGATCATGACTTCTATCACCAATCGACAGTTTATTTTACAGTATCTTCCGTATTACAACGGTTAAGAACAACAGCTAAAAACAATGGCACTATTCCATTAGGAACAGGATATATTATTAGGCAACTGGATCCTCTTCTGTTTGATAGGTTCAATGAAGGAGTTATTCAAGCTAGTGTCTTAAGGACTGCGAAATCTAGAGAGTTAGATTACAGTGCTGATGATGCTAAAAGTCGGATTATTGGCTCTTTAATTGAAAGAATGCTGAAATTTCCTGAAACTGAAGAATCTACAGGCTTACCTGAAATTTTACTTGCTCTGTGTACTAAAAAGTTACAAGTCAAAAAAGATCATTTGCTTGGTTTTTCTAATCACTCTATAGATAAAGTAAAGCACTCAATGACTTGGATGTTAGTTGAATATGCAAAACAAGAAATATTAGAAAATACTACAGCTAATGAGTTGTCCGTAACAGTTCCCTTATAGTTACAGCTAATTCAGTCCATTATTTTCAATTTGTTCTTAACGCAGAGGTTTCGTAACCTACGATTCTCTACATACGCTTGCCCGTAAAAACTTCTAACGGAGTTTAATAGCCAAGTGTATTCCTCTGCCTCTTATTGATTCGTAAGCTCACATCAGGTAAAAAAAGAACTATGGGGTCAGGTCTGTATCTTGCGGGATTTAATAGAATGTAGTGGATTAGGGCAACTAAGATACTTTTTCTAATGCCAATACTCATTTCTAGATTTTTAACTCTAGCAAGCTTTTGTCCAAAAATGAGCTGGATGATGCTCTGAACTCGCTGGCAGAGCATCTGCTGTGGAACGTGCAAGCTTCTGAAAAAGGGATTTTTCAGCAGAGCCTACATGGAGGTATTCACGGCGGCTTGCAAAGGAACATAGTGGATGAGCTGCTTTCCATCATAGGTAATGGCACTAGATCCCGGCCCAGAAGCCTTGCCGGGATGACTCCCAAGTTGTTCTGCTAAGCTAGCTTGTTTTTGTCCCAAAATGGCTTAACGATAATTGCTCTTTTCATTGTATTGAAAGCTGGAAGCCACTTATGTCATAAGCTTCCAGCAACAGGTTTAAACGCTATACATGCGCGTCAGCGTATCCCATGCGAGTGAGAGTATTGCGGACAATATCTAAGGTCGCAGGATCTTCTATAGTCGCTGGCACATTGTACTTTTTGTTATCGGCAATATTACGCATGGTGCCGCGCAAAATTTTACCCGAGCGGGTTTTAGGTAACTTTTGCACCGCGCTGACTAACCTAAACGCGGCAACGGGACCTATCTCTTTACGCACTAACGCCATCAGCTGTTTGTTAAGTTCCTGCTCTTCGAGCATTACACCCTTTTTGAGCACCACTAACCCTAAGGGAACCTGCCCTTTGAGTTCATCTTCAACACCGATAACAGCAGCTTCGGCAACGGCATCATGTTGGCATAATACCTCTTCAAAGCGACCTGTTGAGAGGCGATGCCCAGCGACATTAATAATGTCATCGATGCGGCTCATAATATAAAGGTAACCATCTTCATCTTTATAACCTGCATCGCCCGTGAGATAGTAACCAGGATACATAGACAAGTAGCTATCAACATAGCGCTGCTCATTTTGCCAAAGTGTGGTTAAAGTCCCCGGCGGCAATGGCAATTTAATCACCACATTACCCGACTCATTGGCAGCTACTTGCTCACCCATAATGTCGACCACTTCTATTTGATAACCCGGTACCGCTAATGCAGGAGAACCCGCTTTGACCTCGACCGGCGCGTATCCCATTAGGTTAGCCGCCACAGGCCAGCCGGTTTCTGTCTGCCACCAATGATCGATAATCGGCTTTTTAAGCTTATCCTCAGACCAATGTAAGGTATCAGGGTCGCAGCGCTCTCCTGCCAAAAAGACATTTTTCAAACATGACAGATCAACACCTTCAAGATACTCACCATCGGGATCATCGCGTTTAATCGCTCGAATTGCCGTCGGTGCGGTGAAAAAGCTTTTCACATTGTACTTAGCAATAGTGCGCCAAAAAGCACCGGGATCCGGCGTACCAATCGGCTTGCCTTCATACATTAACGTGGTTGCACCCACCAGCAAGGGGCCATAAACAATATAGGAGTGGCCCACTACCCAACCCACATCAGATGCCGCCCAAAAACTATCGCCAGCATCAATGTCATAGATATGCTTCATCGACCAAGCGAGTGCCACACTGTGGCCACCATTGTCTCGAACCACACCTTTCGGTTGCCCGGTTGTGCCCGAGGTATAAAGCACATAAAGTGGATCGGTTGCATCTAACGCCACACAATCAATGTTCGGCGCAGTAGCAACACCGCTTTGCCAATCAATGTCACGGCCAGGCTGCAGTGTTGCTTCTAGCTGGCTTCTGTTTAAGATTAAGCAGTGTTCAACTTTATGCGTTGCCTGCTCCAGTGCATTGTCCAGTAATGGCTTATAGGCTACGACCCCTGATGGCTCTATACCGCATGACGCTGACAAAATAAGCTTAGGTTTAGCATCGTTGATTCGAGTTGCGAGTTCATTAGCCGCAAAGCCACCAAACACCACAGAGTGAATAGCACCAATGCGCGCACACGCTAGCATGGCAT
The Shewanella sp. KX20019 DNA segment above includes these coding regions:
- a CDS encoding phytanoyl-CoA dioxygenase family protein, translating into MMSIDEVSMHVGAILNSNPSEIGAVKQSVESLTLILSEASGVDDLKEDDIAFGESLTAGGLAVSPTVAAKCAQDLVRTQLFIQGIEQAILDKSCHRNEVNILYAGTGPFGLLILPLLCYYKVKKSPIKLSLTLIDIHQVSIDGITKIINEFELQDYISEIIIADATKFYPLKGVEFDLIVSETMKNALKKEPQIFIFAHLQQFLKSDGVLIPERVQVSAWLTHMRRETEQLFTVTQSPLVETECSPIFMGTVYELNKHSALILQQQGIDSLACELSIPDSDSWCRVLYPDFKMSTEITVYKRFVITERQSDLTIPEATIEHQFVAGAKISFDYIKEPEWHFRWQTEQLQLCITLPDYSEVGDRAIAGIKRVWHKARLDLKGGLDPAVKDAEWSIDVAIMDKLGCGIEEWVSFVYASQTFTEFELWVWQRMTKVEQDQTDDAMLEIPQNKGAGEPFTVPDILSVEQLQQFDRLGYLIIESAIPAKQCEATISAIWQFLNKRADEISSWTEPHPLWQKTMVQMFEHPTLTANRNASIISQVYRQLYRHFGIDSQLCTTTDRVGFNPPETELWSYPGPLLHIDVNRAKATTFGLQGILYLTDTKPEQGAFTCVPGYHKKLNAVASGGLLSVAEGDDPYHFPNLHGVAIAAKAGDLIIWHHALPHGGSPNKADTPRIVQYINIYPEQDRGES
- the gndA gene encoding NADP-dependent phosphogluconate dehydrogenase, which produces MNNQTELYDIGVVGLGVMGKNLALNIADNQYRVAAFDLDTAKVQGVIRQEELERVKYLDNSVKPRIDGCNNISEMLAKLEKPRIVLLSVPAGSPVDGVCKSLIEAGIEPDDIVIDTGNSLWTDTVEREKRYADDFLFFSCAVSGGEVGARFGPSLMPSGSLTAWDRIEPIWSAIAAKVDAKTGLPIERFEPGNPVKEGEPCTTYIGPAGAGHYVKMVHNGIEYADMQLICEAYQLLRDGLGFSAAEVGEVFERWNNGELNSYLMQISADVLKQADPLTGAPLVDMILDKAGQKGTGLWTAVSSLQIGCPAPTIAEAVYARAVSTQKEQRVTLSKILAGPSKTHLQATDKQTFINQLENALYCAKISSYAQGFQLMAMMAKEQGWQLNFAEIAKIWRAGCIIRATFLQSITKAYEQESDLENLLMADVFAQALSHKQGDWRIAVSQAVLSGIPTPCISSALGYYDSYRCETLPASLLQGQRDFFGAHTFERTDKPAGEKYHLNWSSEQRTLIKV
- a CDS encoding sensor histidine kinase, with the translated sequence MKVPSILTNDKLENLYEKRNDKIINLPQQFKILRLGLLPRICQLFITVLKPDSNKKVKFFQFESAKENSVPELLDSPHSLTSLLMSNEVYEKDITSEGEKVAVELKSKINLAIQTRLNESIYRTGQRVQLFAVDHSIKKYAFPNCFYSPESTNSLKQSQFYTNLLDRIIDLSPTKSTVSEEQIDDLGQVIYELIENTEQHGKLEINTGQVNKSVRGLVIDYKLISKEQTSESIGGKDSAITAYLEGIRVDNRTVHLLEISIFDSGEGILKSFSSNSILDISIEDEVEVVEKSFAKGVTSKADSQGYGRGLFNVRSVLDKRKGFISLRTGRVGVYRDFNLQPLIEAEQSPLSLYDETNKLNDNYNELAPVEGLACSILVPLR
- a CDS encoding propionyl-CoA synthetase, encoding MKHKNTQLHASSISNPQQFWGQAAQAIDWVSPWNKVLDDSEAPFYHWFKGGKMNTCFNAVDRHVNAGRGAQIAIQYVSPVTETEYGITYQELLAQVSRLAGYMDSIGVKKGDRVVIYMPMVPETAYAMLACARIGAIHSVVFGGFAANELATRINDAKPKLILSASCGIEPSGVVAYKPLLDNALEQATHKVEHCLILNRSQLEATLQPGRDIDWQSGVATAPNIDCVALDATDPLYVLYTSGTTGQPKGVVRDNGGHSVALAWSMKHIYDIDAGDSFWAASDVGWVVGHSYIVYGPLLVGATTLMYEGKPIGTPDPGAFWRTIAKYNVKSFFTAPTAIRAIKRDDPDGEYLEGVDLSCLKNVFLAGERCDPDTLHWSEDKLKKPIIDHWWQTETGWPVAANLMGYAPVEVKAGSPALAVPGYQIEVVDIMGEQVAANESGNVVIKLPLPPGTLTTLWQNEQRYVDSYLSMYPGYYLTGDAGYKDEDGYLYIMSRIDDIINVAGHRLSTGRFEEVLCQHDAVAEAAVIGVEDELKGQVPLGLVVLKKGVMLEEQELNKQLMALVRKEIGPVAAFRLVSAVQKLPKTRSGKILRGTMRNIADNKKYNVPATIEDPATLDIVRNTLTRMGYADAHV